TAACAAACGAAGTATCGACAGTAATCAGGATTTCCTGGGTCATACGTTCATTAGGTTTATCGATGGTAGGAAACCAGCAGGAGGAGGCTTCGGTTTCACCTTGAGTCCAGAGCTGTTTAGGCTTATTTGTTTCTGTGCCGAAGCGATTAATAAAGTACAGTCCTTTATCGGAGGTAATTGCCTCGCTACCGCCTTGTTCAATTTCTTCGGGTTTAGCGATGTATTTGATATAAACCGACAAACTTTCGTTTCGTTTATACATTTTATCCAATTGGATATGGATTTTTTGTTTGTCGTAGGTATAGGTTAGGGGGCTTCGGCCGGCACTACCTTGCAAAGCTATCTCTTTGATTTCCATACCTTTAGCATCAAGCACCAATTTATCGCTGGCATAGAAATAGGGTTTAAGTTCCAGGATAGCAACACCGTTCATTTCGGCTTTTTCCCAATCGAAATTGGCTTCAATACGAGTATGAATAAGGTCAAATTCCCTTTTAGCACTTCCGCGGTATTCGGCAGGGCGGCCGCTAACAACCAGTTCCTCCAGCGAATCAATTCTTATTTGAATATCAGAAACCTTTTGCTGTTTGGTGGATTTACACGATGAAAAGGCAATAATTACAAACCAAAAGGGTATTAAAATCGAGGTATTTTTTGCGTTCAAAAGCATGAAAATGGATGATGGCAATGTTAATGAAATATTAAGGAGAAACAGCAGGGAGTTTTTGGAAATAATAAACCGGCATTAAACTTTAGTTGAGAAATATGTATTCGGTTCTGAAACAAAATTTTAGGATTTTTATCCAAGGGTATAGGCAAGGTTGAGCTTAAATATTATTAGGCGGGTCCCCTTTTGCTTGCTAAGATTTGGCAGGAAAATCAGGAGAGAGGGAAGGCAAGCAAAAGGGTCGGGCTATTCGTTCCTAGTCCTCGCCCCCCTAGGCTATCGCCGTCGGGGTTCTGTGGGCTATCCACTGCTATCCCTACCCGACCCAAGGCCGGGCTGTTGGTTGTAATATCGGTCATGTTAAGGCGCTTGAAGAATTTTTATCCCAAAATTGTCATAAGAAATTTTAAACTTCGTTTTGAGACAAGTGTTAGGATGGTTTTCAAGTAATTTTTACCGAGAGAACATTATGTAATATCAATTTATATATTAGTTGTCTTATGTAAAATTGTTATAACATAATGTAACCTCGGCACTAATTATCACTAGCTCGGGGTTAACCCGAATCTTCCCACATCCCACCTCACTTGCCATTTGTTCACTTCGTTTCAAATGACAAGTGCGGGTTTATCAAACAATACCTTCTCGTTTAGAATGTAACTTTTGTTCCATACAGCCAATTTATTCCATGTTATCTTTGCCCACAATTTTTTACTATGCAATTACCTGAAATTCTTTCTGCACTTGGCCTTTCCAAAGACAATCCCGGTGTTTCAACCGGATTTTCGTTTAATGGAGGCAGTGGATCAACCCTTGAGTCTTTTACTCCGGTTACCGGAGAATTAATAGCCCGTGTTACCTCGGCCACAGAAGCCGAATACAACCAGGTAGTAGAAGTATCGCAAAATGCTTTTATAGAATGGCGCAATTGGCCTGCACCAAAACGAGGAGAAGTAGTTAGACAATTTGGAGAGGAGCTTCGCAAATTTAAGGATCCCCTTGGCCGATTGGTTTCCTGGGAAATGGGGAAAAGTCTGCGTGAAGGATTGGGCGAAGTGCAGGAAATGATTGACATTTGTGATTTTGCCGTTGGATTAAGTCGGCAATTGTATGGTTTAAGCATGCACAGCGAACGACCCAACCACCGGATGTATGAACAATGGCATCCAATAGGAGCGGTTGGGATTATTTCAGCCTTTAATTTTCCGGTTGCCGTATGGAGTTGGAATTCGGCAATTGCCTGGGTTTGTGGAGATGTTTGTATTTGGAAACCTTCGGAAAAAACCCCTTTAACTTCTGTTGCTTGTCAAAAAATAATTTCGGAAGTTTTTAGAAGAAATGCTGTACCGGAAGGTGTTTCTTGTTTGGTGAATGGAGGAGCAGAACTAGGCAAATTACTTTCGGCAGACACCCGTATTCCGTTGGTTTCGGCCACAGGCAGCACCCGAATGGGAAAAGCGGTGGCAGTTGCTACAGCTGCCCGACTTGGTAAAAGCTTATTAGAACTGGGCGGAAACAATGCTATTATTATCACTGAAAATGCCGATTTAAATATTGCATTAATTGGAACCGTTTTTGGTGCGGTAGGAACTGCCGGACAGCGTTGTACAACCACCCGCAGGTTAATTATACACGAAAGCATTTACGACAAGGTAAAAGAGCGTTTGGTTTCGGCTTATTCCCAATTAAAAATTGGCAACCCATTGGACGATTTGGTTCATGTAGGTCCATTAATTGATGCCGATGCGGTAAAAAACTACCAAAACACCTTGACAAAAATTAAGGAGCAAGGAGGAAAAATGGCTGTTGAGGGCGGTGTTTTAGAAGGAGGGGTTTATGCCAGCGGTTGTTATGTTAAACCCTGCATAGCTGAGGTTGAAAACCATTATGAAATTGTTCAGCACGAAACATTTGCTCCAATTTTATATCTGATAAAATATAGCAACCTGGAAGAGGCGATACGTTTACAAAATGCGGTACCCCAAGGTTTATCTTCGGCCATAATGACCACCGACATGCGTCAAGCAGAGTTGTTTCTTAGTGCCCGAGGAAGCGATTGTGGAATAGCCAATGTGAATATTGGTACCAGTGGAGCAGAGATTGGTGGAGCTTTTGGTGGAGAGAAAGAAACCGGTGGTGGTCGCGAGTCGGGAAGTGATTCCTGGAAAGCCTATATGCGTCGCCAAACCAACACCCTTAATTATGGATCGGAATTACCCTTGGCCCAAGGCATTAGTTTTTCATTGTAGTTAACGATAAAAAGAGCAGCATTTCATACAATAACCAACCTTATCCCTGGCAAGCATGAAAAGAACCGAATCAGAAAAGCTATTTGAAAAAGCGAAGAATTATTTTCCGGGAGGAGTAAACAGTCCGGTTAGGGCTTTTCGATCTGTTGGAGGAACCCCTTTGTTTATTGAAAAAGGGAAAGGCAGTAAATTATTTGATGCGGACGGAAATGAGTTTATTGATTATTGTTGTAGTTGGGGTCCATTAATTTCGGGGCATGCCAATCCGGTTGTGGTGGAAGCCATAACCCGAGCAGCCATGGATGGAACCTCTTTTGGGGCGCCTACCCGTAAGGAAAACGAACTTGCCGAACTAATACTTTCCAACCACAGGTACATTGAAATGTTGCGTTTTGTTAGCTCAGGTACAGAAGCAGTAATGAGTGCCATTCGTTTGGCGAGGGGTGTAACTAAGCGAGCTAAAATTCTGAAGTTCGAAGGGTGTTATCATGGACATGTTGACGCCTTGTTAGTTAAGGCCGGATCGGGCTTAGTTACCTTTGGGAATAGCAGTTCTGATGGAATACCGGAGGCTGTTGTAAAAGAAACCATTACCATACCATTGGATGATGAAAATTTAGTAGAAGAAGCCTTCACACTTTATGGTGATGATATTGCAGCAATAATTATTGAACCGGTTCCGGCAAATAATGGACTCTTGCTTCAGCGGAAATCCTTTTTAGAATTTCTTCGAAAAATAACCCAGCAATATGGCTCTCTGCTTATTTTCGACGAAGTAATTAATGGATTTCGAATAGGATTTGAAGGAGCGTCAGGGTATTATGCCATACAACCCGACATTATCACTTTTGGAAAAATAATTGGTGGAGGTTTACCGGTTGGGGCATATGGAGCAAGCGCTGAAATTATGCGAAACATTTCACCGGAAGGCAAGGTTTACCAGGCAGGAACATTAAGTGGAAACCCTATGGCCATGGCTGCCGGAAAAGCACAGTTGGGCCTTTGTTTACAACCCGGCTTTTACGAAGGAATTGCCCAAAAGTGTGAGCAATTAAGTTCATCTTTAGAGGCACATGCCCTTTCCAGGGGACTTCCATTCAAAGTTATCCGAATTGCCTCTATTTTTTGGATAGCCTTTTCAGATTTGGATGCCATCCGAACTGACAGCCAAATAGACCCCAAAAGCATGGAAAATTTCAAAAAGTTACATGCCTTTTTGTTGGAAAATGGCGTTTACCTAGGTCCATCGGGGTATGAAGTAGGCTTTGTTTCATCAGCACATACCGATGAAGACATTTCCTATACCCTTTCAAAAATGAAGCAAGGCTTAGATTTGTTGTAATGTCACAACAACTTCTAACTGCGCTTTTAAAGGGTTATGAACAAGCCTTAGGCCTTCATTTTGAAAAATACCACCATCATGCCATTCGGGTTTACCATTTTTCTGTTCGTTTGGCCGGGGCAAGTGAGGATGAAGATGAAAGGTATTTATTAGCTGTTTCGGCAGCCTTTCATGATTTGGGAATTTGGACTCATGGCACCTTTGATTATTTAGGACCATCGGAGCTATTGGCAAAAGATTTTCTAATAAAGCAGGGCAGGCCGGAATTAATACCGGATGTACTTGCCTTTATCGATTTACATCACAAGCTAAGACCCATTCGGGATAATAGGTTGGCCGAGGCCTTTCGAAAAGCTGATTTGATTGATTTAAGTTTAGGTTTGATACGATTTGGCATTTCATCGGAGTTGTGGAGCGATTTAAATCTGCGGTTTCCGAAGAAGGGATTTCATCGATTTATTGGAGGAAAGATCGTTAAAAGCATCCTTCAACACCCGTGGAATCCATTACCGATAGTTAAATGGTAAAGAAGGGATTGGTTAAAAAAGGAAGGAAAAGTTACCAAGCTCAGGAGTTGCGCGGATCTCGGGTAACGATAGAGGCAAGTAGCCCACAGGACACCTACGGCGATAGCCTAGGTGGACGAGGACTACAGCCGATAGCGTGACCGGTTTTGCCCTTGCCGGGCTGTCCGTGTTGCACCCAAGTAAAGTAGGGCAAAAGCGGGACCCGCCAAAACTTCAAGGCCTAACACATTCATAAAGTATTAGCCTAAGAGTTGCAGTTTAACCACCGCCACAACGGCAATCATTACCCAAAGCAAAAGTTCACCTACAAACTTGGATGCCAATTGATTAAAGAAATTGGCAAACATGAAAGACAAAGGTAAAACCAGCATCATGGTTGCTGAATTAGACCAATATTGGGTAAAAACCACAATAATTGCACTGATAATCAAGCTAAAAAACACATTGGTCAGGTACTTTTGGGCCTTTACTTTCCCTGTATTCATTAGGCTAACATGGATAAGCAAGGAAAGAAGGAACAAGATACCTGTGAAGAGGATAAAAAGTATATTGGAATTGGTAAATTTGAAATCCCATACCCAATCTAAAATACCCTCAACGAAGATGGAATAGGCCTTTTGATAAAGTTCATCGTTCAAATAATAATAGGAAAACAGATAAACAAAGGGCAACAGGAAGGCAATAAACCCAACGGACCATTCTCTCCAGTTAAAGGATCTCAATACTGCCAGAGAAATTAGCAAACCGGGGAATTGAAAAACCAGAGGAAAATAAACCAATGCTCCTAAAGAAAGGAGTAAAAATCCGAGGAAAATTTCGTTCATACACTTATCTTCCCGGTAAGTAGCAAAAATAAACCACCAACTACCCATGAGGAATAAATTGCCTAAAAGGGCGGGGTTGAGGCGGTGATCGTCAGGGAAAACAGCAATAAAAAGCAGGTACATGAGAGCCGGCAGTTGATTGGCCTTGCTTCTCATTTCGAAGGTTTCGTTTAGTCCATTAATAAGCAAAGCCCCACCAAACGAAGCCAGCAATGCCAAACTGAGAGACAAAAACCTGAATTGAGAAAAAAGAGAAACTAACCAGGTGTAGCCTACCATGGTTTTGGAAGGAACTTCGATAAAAGCAGTTTGGTTTAATGCCGGAAACCAGGCCAAGAGGCCAATAATGAACAGCAAAATATAAGTTTCTGCCCTACCCGACTTAAACAATTGTAACATTCTTCTTGATGTTTTTTCTTGCGAGTACGAAGGAAATCTAAAATTTTATACTTTCGCAGCAGAAATAAAAAAATACTGAACAATGGATTATCTATTTCGTCCCCTGGGAAAATTATTCGAAGCTACCTTTCCACTTATTAAAGGAGCCGGTCCAAGTTTTAACATGATTATGCTTGGAGTAGCCTTTATTGCCAGTTGTATTTGGGTTGCGTTAATGATTAAATTTCAAAAGGACGAAGTTCCCAACCGCTAATCAAGCCTTACCATATTGATTAAAGCCGTCCGATTTGGTTGGGGCGGCTTTTTTTGTTTTAACCCTGTTCAACTTTAGTAATTACATGAGTCAATTGACCCTTTTTAATACCCTTTCCCGAAAGAAAGAAGCATTTCAGGCACTTAATCCACCGTTTGTTGGGATGTATTTGTGCGGACCAACCGTTTATGGAGATGCGCATCTTGGACATGCACGTCCGGCGATAACCTTTGATGTTTTGTATCGGTGGTTAAAGCACAGCGGATACAAAGTACGATATGTTCGGAACATTACCGATGTAGGTCATTTAGAAAACGATGCTGATGCCGGCGAGGATAAAATTGCTAAAAAAGCCAAGGTGGAGCAATTGGAACCGATGGAAATTGCCCAGCGCTATACCGATAATTACGCTCGCGACATGGAGGCTTTGAATATTTTGAGGCCAAGTATTGAACCAAGAGCATCGGGACATATCGTGGAGCAGATTGAAATGATTCAGGAAATAGTGCAAAAAGGCTTGGCTTATGAGGTAAATGGTTCGGTTTATTTTGATGTACCCAAGTACCACCAAACCCAGCATTACGGAAAATTATCGGGAAGAGTAATAGAAGATTTATTAGCCAATACCAGGGAAGACCTGGAGGGACAAGGAGAAAAACGAAGCACCTTGGATTTTGCGCTATGGAAAAAGGCTTCACCTGAGCACATTATGCGCTGGAATTCGCCTTGGGGTGAAGGATTTCCGGGATGGCATATTGAATGTTCGGTGATGAGTAGCAAATACCTGGGTAACACTTTTGATATTCATGGTGGAGGGATGGACTTACTTTTTCCACATCACGAGTGCGAAATAGCCCAAAGCCATGGAGCCAACAACTGTGATCCGGCCAGGTATTGGGTTCATAACAATATGATTACCATCAACGGACAGAAGATGGGAAAATCGTTGGGCAATTTTATCACCTTAGGCCAATTTTTTACGGGAGACCATCCGGCTTTGGAACAAGCATACAGTCCAATGGCCATTCGTTTCTTTATTCTGATGGCCCATTACCGAAGCACGGTTGATTTCTCCAATGAAGCTTTACAGGCTGCCGAAAAAGGTTTGAAACGCTTATTGGCCGCCTATAAGTCACTTCAAAGCTTTACACCCAACCAATTTAGTGGAAAAAATACAGCTCTGGACCAGGAGAGTCTTGACAAATTAAAAGCCTGTGCTGATTTTATGAACGATGATTTGAATACGGCGGAAGTAATAGCTCGCTTATTTGAGTTGTCTGGAACCATTAACAGTTTGAAGGATGGACACCTAAAACCTGCTGATATTTCAGAAGAAACTATACTTCAACTTAAAGATGGATTCAAGCTGTTTTTGGTAGATATTTTAGGATTTCAACCGGAGACAGGTCAAGGTGATGGGAAGCTGGTAGAAGGGTTGATGCAATTAATTATTGAACTTCGGTTACAAAGTAGAGCCAATAAAGATTGGGCTACATCAGATAAAATCAGGGATAGTTTGCTTGGAGTAGGAATTAAACTGAAAGATGGCAAGGAAGTTACCAGTTGGGAGGTTTAGCTTCTAATCCTTAAAGAATCCTGTTCCCTTTCCAAGGTTTATGCTGTATGAAAGTTGAAATCCAAGTGTGTTTTCCAATGGACTTCTTTGGGAGGTATTTGGAATAAGGTAGAAAAGGTTTATTCCGGCACCCCAAAGGCCAAAACCTCCGCCAATAGTGGTGTATTGCCTTCCACCTTTCCATTTACTCTCATAAAAATAACCTGTTCTTAAAGCCCAATAAATTCGATTGTTGAGTACGTGTCGGGTTTCGAAACCAACAATATGGTTTACTTCGGCCCACTCTTCTTTCGAGCCATAGGGTGCATCGGCAAAGGAAGTAAATAGTGCGGCTAGTGAGCTGACATTTGGATTTTTTCCTTTGGCTATAATTTTATTGCCATTGGCATCTTCGAGAATTTGTCCATTGGCATTGGTAGCATAAACCGGTGGCGTTGGAACCAGAAGTTTATTTACTTCATATCCCAAATCAAAAGCGAAATAGGAGTTATTCCCCGCCTTTTGCCTGAAGGTAATTCCACATCCTATTCTTAAATTTTGAGGAAGGA
This DNA window, taken from Bacteroidia bacterium, encodes the following:
- the hemL gene encoding glutamate-1-semialdehyde 2,1-aminomutase, which encodes MKRTESEKLFEKAKNYFPGGVNSPVRAFRSVGGTPLFIEKGKGSKLFDADGNEFIDYCCSWGPLISGHANPVVVEAITRAAMDGTSFGAPTRKENELAELILSNHRYIEMLRFVSSGTEAVMSAIRLARGVTKRAKILKFEGCYHGHVDALLVKAGSGLVTFGNSSSDGIPEAVVKETITIPLDDENLVEEAFTLYGDDIAAIIIEPVPANNGLLLQRKSFLEFLRKITQQYGSLLIFDEVINGFRIGFEGASGYYAIQPDIITFGKIIGGGLPVGAYGASAEIMRNISPEGKVYQAGTLSGNPMAMAAGKAQLGLCLQPGFYEGIAQKCEQLSSSLEAHALSRGLPFKVIRIASIFWIAFSDLDAIRTDSQIDPKSMENFKKLHAFLLENGVYLGPSGYEVGFVSSAHTDEDISYTLSKMKQGLDLL
- the cysS gene encoding cysteine--tRNA ligase — translated: MSQLTLFNTLSRKKEAFQALNPPFVGMYLCGPTVYGDAHLGHARPAITFDVLYRWLKHSGYKVRYVRNITDVGHLENDADAGEDKIAKKAKVEQLEPMEIAQRYTDNYARDMEALNILRPSIEPRASGHIVEQIEMIQEIVQKGLAYEVNGSVYFDVPKYHQTQHYGKLSGRVIEDLLANTREDLEGQGEKRSTLDFALWKKASPEHIMRWNSPWGEGFPGWHIECSVMSSKYLGNTFDIHGGGMDLLFPHHECEIAQSHGANNCDPARYWVHNNMITINGQKMGKSLGNFITLGQFFTGDHPALEQAYSPMAIRFFILMAHYRSTVDFSNEALQAAEKGLKRLLAAYKSLQSFTPNQFSGKNTALDQESLDKLKACADFMNDDLNTAEVIARLFELSGTINSLKDGHLKPADISEETILQLKDGFKLFLVDILGFQPETGQGDGKLVEGLMQLIIELRLQSRANKDWATSDKIRDSLLGVGIKLKDGKEVTSWEV
- a CDS encoding M1 family peptidase, translating into MLLNAKNTSILIPFWFVIIAFSSCKSTKQQKVSDIQIRIDSLEELVVSGRPAEYRGSAKREFDLIHTRIEANFDWEKAEMNGVAILELKPYFYASDKLVLDAKGMEIKEIALQGSAGRSPLTYTYDKQKIHIQLDKMYKRNESLSVYIKYIAKPEEIEQGGSEAITSDKGLYFINRFGTETNKPKQLWTQGETEASSCWFPTIDKPNERMTQEILITVDTSFVTLSNGVLIYSTENPGGTHTDCWKQTLPAAPYLSMMAVGKWNIVKDKWRDLEVNYYMEPEY
- a CDS encoding aldehyde dehydrogenase family protein; amino-acid sequence: MQLPEILSALGLSKDNPGVSTGFSFNGGSGSTLESFTPVTGELIARVTSATEAEYNQVVEVSQNAFIEWRNWPAPKRGEVVRQFGEELRKFKDPLGRLVSWEMGKSLREGLGEVQEMIDICDFAVGLSRQLYGLSMHSERPNHRMYEQWHPIGAVGIISAFNFPVAVWSWNSAIAWVCGDVCIWKPSEKTPLTSVACQKIISEVFRRNAVPEGVSCLVNGGAELGKLLSADTRIPLVSATGSTRMGKAVAVATAARLGKSLLELGGNNAIIITENADLNIALIGTVFGAVGTAGQRCTTTRRLIIHESIYDKVKERLVSAYSQLKIGNPLDDLVHVGPLIDADAVKNYQNTLTKIKEQGGKMAVEGGVLEGGVYASGCYVKPCIAEVENHYEIVQHETFAPILYLIKYSNLEEAIRLQNAVPQGLSSAIMTTDMRQAELFLSARGSDCGIANVNIGTSGAEIGGAFGGEKETGGGRESGSDSWKAYMRRQTNTLNYGSELPLAQGISFSL
- a CDS encoding HD domain-containing protein, which translates into the protein MSQQLLTALLKGYEQALGLHFEKYHHHAIRVYHFSVRLAGASEDEDERYLLAVSAAFHDLGIWTHGTFDYLGPSELLAKDFLIKQGRPELIPDVLAFIDLHHKLRPIRDNRLAEAFRKADLIDLSLGLIRFGISSELWSDLNLRFPKKGFHRFIGGKIVKSILQHPWNPLPIVKW